ATCGACAGTCCCCCAAGGAGGGGGATTTGCTTATTGCCATCTGGAAGCCGCTGCTGGTCATCACCGCCGAAGCCAATGCCCACATGACCCACATGCTGCTCGACATCCTCACCGAGGTACGCAAGCTCGTGGGTGAGCGGCGCCTCACCGTGGTCTTTGATCGCGGCGCCTTCAGCCCCCGGCTCTTTGAGCAGATCTTGGCCTGCGGCTTCGACATCCTGACCTACCGCAAGGGTCGCGTGCGACGGCTGCCGAAGAGCCGCTTCAAGGCGCGATCGGCCGTCATTGACGCTGACACGCTCGACTACGTGCTCGCCGATCAGGAGGTGCGGCTGCTCAAAGGGAAGCTGCGCTTGCGGCAGGTGACGCGCCTGTGTGACGGCGGTCACCAGACTCCAATCCTGACCTCACGTCGCGATCTCGACGCCGTCGAGATCGCCTACCGGATGTTCGAACGCTGGAGGCAGGAGAACTTCTTCAAGTACCTGCGTGAGGAGTACGCGATCGATGCGCTGGTCGACTACGGCGTGGTGGGGGCGATCTCGTACGGATAATCTCCCCGCACTCCGCACTACAGACGAGCTGTCGACGAGGGCCGCACTCTCATCCAGAGCGCACTCAATTCCAGCGCCGACGTCGTAGCAACCGACACCGAG
Above is a genomic segment from Candidatus Binatia bacterium containing:
- a CDS encoding transposase, whose protein sequence is MLIAIWKPLLVITAEANAHMTHMLLDILTEVRKLVGERRLTVVFDRGAFSPRLFEQILACGFDILTYRKGRVRRLPKSRFKARSAVIDADTLDYVLADQEVRLLKGKLRLRQVTRLCDGGHQTPILTSRRDLDAVEIAYRMFERWRQENFFKYLREEYAIDALVDYGVVGAISYG